A window of the Chiloscyllium plagiosum isolate BGI_BamShark_2017 chromosome 13, ASM401019v2, whole genome shotgun sequence genome harbors these coding sequences:
- the LOC122556106 gene encoding uncharacterized protein LOC122556106, with product MAGRPPSHRKKQGADAKPLMPQEGAVLPPTKAASPSSSGSRSQGGRAKGGSPSSAKPSNTGRSPNSTANTRNIETQRSTKSATRGAESSGNGASRSTLVIGKANSGSQALGKERPSKNQVDQKGQGSISAHPEMISKQRVEEIEKATRGQRENPAWFEQRRNRITASVAHKISHSKFANGKSTEVPQSYVKSIVGQGSTVMTPAMKWGIQNEPAAIKKYEKLKSEDIGRQVTVKSCGLFVDPGKNWLAASPDGVVVDKATGDTIGLVEVKCPYKHKNHTINKACEDKTFCLEQNKGELQLKKNHPYYTQIQCQLAVAGVDKADLAIYTDRDVAIVPVKSDKQFWKNTENKLEDFYTRAVLPELHKNNAVLANEE from the coding sequence ATGGCAGGAAGACCACCTAGTCATCGGAAAAAGCAGGGGGCTGATGCAAAACCACTAATGCCTCAAGAGGGAGCTGTGCTTCCACCTACTAAAGCAGCCAGTCCAAGCAGTTCAGGATCTAGAAGCCAAGGAGGTAGAGCAAAGGGTGGGAGCCCCAGCTCAGCCAAGCCCTCAAACACTGGAAGATCTCCAAACTCAACTGCTAACACCAGAAACATTGAAACACAGAGATCCACCAAGTCAGCTACCAGAGGAGCAGAAAGCAGTGGAAATGGTGCCTCACGAAGCACATTGGTTATTGGTAAAGCCAACTCTGGATCCCAGGCATTGGGAAAAGAGAGACCATCTAAAAATCAGGTTGACCAAAAAGGTCAAGGCAGCATTTCTGCACACCCAGAGATGATCAGTAAGCAGAGAGTAGAAGAGATTGAGAAAGCCACACGGGGTCAAAGGGAAAACCCAGCATGGTTCGAGCAGCGCAGAAACCGAATCACTGCCTCAGTAGCGCATAAGATTTCCcacagcaagtttgcaaatggtaAAAGTACAGAGGTCCCTCAGTCCTATGTGAAGTCCATTGTGGGCCAGGGCTCAACTGTTATGACTCCTGCAATGAAATGGGGTATCCAGAATGAGCCTGCTGCCATAAAAAAATATGAGAAGCTGAAGTCTGAGGACATTGGGCGCCAAGTAACTGTCAAGTCATGTGGGCTGTTCGTTGACCCAGGGAAGAACTGGTTGGCAGCAAGTCCTGATGGAGTCGTGGTTGACAAGGCAACAGGGGATACCATTGGCCTGGTGGAAGTCAAATGCCCCTACAAACACAAGAATCACACCATCAACAAAGCTTGTGAAGACAAAACATTCTGCTTGGAACAGAACAAAGGTGAACTTCAACTGAAAAAGAATCATCCCTATTATACCCAGATTCAGTGCCAGTTGGCAGTTGCAGGCGTTGACAAGGCTGACCTTGCAATCTACACTGACCGcgatgttgccattgtaccagtgAAATCTGATAAACAGTTCTggaaaaatactgaaaataaacTGGAAGATTTCTACACCAGAGCAGTCTTACCAGAATTACACAAAAATAATGCGGTGTTGGCGAATGAAGAGTAG